One genomic segment of Paenibacillus sp. FSL H8-0332 includes these proteins:
- a CDS encoding histidine kinase has translation MLKFPAVSMRHTIFIRMVVTYLAIILPILLLGLYLYNWSYRNASQDLSRATLSQLTYYLEDLNREVEWMEIQQYDLAQDTELNKIAVTWNYMDDVQKRESLNYITQRLTSLKNSSAYIGDVFVHIRTINKTLSAMNGIDHFDSSKFNFFRSVDLRKEGRLINWNNFLELSVTQSSGRRNEPPLFIVQIELDNEKLKDSLRAINAYEESGSLLVSRLTDFALGTENSSPEMIESYHQAIDEGNLYNWELDGIRYHIDSFTSDKLGMAVATYLPEKAVKRPLTKFVVWAWLFAAASFLAVLIYSYATYKFVQKPLLVLIRSFKRMESGSLDIQIDHGRKDEFGYLYLRFNQMLSRLRMLIDQDYTQKLMMQRAELKQLQSQINPHFLYNSFFILSALAKQGDSSRIEEFAGMLGEYFRFITRNGEDNVRLAEETRHSRMYTEIQKMRFSRRIQVQFDELPEAMKELRVPRLILQPIIENAYEHCLEKQAEDGELRVSFEQEEREIRIIVEDNGSGLTDERIETLRRRLNQNGGTHEVTGMSNIHRRIQLIYGEGSGLFLDRSTLSGLRVEIRIRLTGGEGLVQTIDR, from the coding sequence ATGCTTAAGTTTCCTGCGGTGTCGATGCGCCACACTATTTTTATCCGGATGGTTGTCACTTATCTCGCTATTATTCTGCCGATTCTGCTGCTTGGACTCTACCTCTACAACTGGAGCTACAGGAATGCAAGCCAGGACCTGTCCAGAGCGACCCTGTCGCAATTAACCTATTATCTGGAGGACCTGAACCGCGAGGTGGAGTGGATGGAGATCCAGCAGTATGATCTTGCCCAGGATACCGAGCTGAACAAGATTGCCGTTACCTGGAACTATATGGACGATGTTCAAAAGCGGGAGAGCCTGAACTACATCACGCAGCGGCTCACCTCCCTGAAGAACAGCAGCGCCTACATCGGCGATGTGTTCGTTCATATCCGTACCATTAACAAAACGCTGTCCGCGATGAACGGCATTGATCATTTTGACAGCAGCAAGTTCAATTTCTTCCGGTCGGTCGATCTGAGAAAAGAAGGCCGGCTGATCAACTGGAACAACTTCCTGGAGTTAAGCGTTACCCAATCCAGCGGCAGGAGGAATGAGCCACCGCTGTTCATCGTTCAGATTGAGCTGGATAACGAGAAGCTGAAGGATTCGCTCCGGGCGATCAACGCGTACGAGGAGAGCGGCTCGCTGCTGGTCTCGCGGCTGACGGACTTTGCACTCGGTACAGAGAACAGCTCCCCGGAGATGATTGAGAGCTATCACCAGGCGATCGATGAGGGGAATCTGTACAACTGGGAGCTGGATGGAATACGGTATCATATTGACAGCTTCACCTCGGACAAGCTGGGGATGGCTGTGGCTACCTACTTGCCGGAGAAGGCGGTCAAGCGCCCGCTGACCAAGTTCGTGGTCTGGGCCTGGCTGTTCGCGGCGGCGTCCTTCCTGGCGGTGCTGATCTATTCCTACGCCACCTATAAGTTCGTCCAGAAGCCGCTGCTTGTGCTGATCCGCAGCTTCAAACGGATGGAGAGCGGCTCACTTGATATTCAGATTGACCATGGCCGCAAGGATGAATTCGGCTATCTGTATCTCCGGTTCAACCAGATGCTCAGCCGGCTGCGGATGCTGATTGACCAGGATTACACCCAGAAGCTGATGATGCAGCGGGCGGAGCTGAAGCAGCTCCAGTCGCAGATCAACCCGCATTTCCTCTATAACAGCTTCTTCATTCTCAGCGCTCTGGCGAAGCAGGGGGACAGCTCCCGGATTGAGGAATTCGCTGGCATGCTGGGCGAATATTTCCGGTTCATCACCCGTAACGGGGAGGATAATGTCCGGCTTGCGGAGGAGACGCGCCATTCCCGGATGTATACGGAAATCCAGAAGATGCGCTTCTCCAGGCGCATTCAGGTTCAGTTCGACGAGCTGCCGGAAGCCATGAAGGAGCTGCGGGTTCCGCGCCTGATTCTCCAGCCGATTATCGAGAATGCCTATGAGCATTGTCTGGAGAAGCAGGCGGAGGATGGGGAGCTGCGGGTTTCTTTTGAACAGGAGGAACGGGAGATCCGCATTATTGTCGAGGATAACGGAAGCGGGCTGACCGATGAACGGATCGAGACCTTGAGAAGGCGGCTGAATCAGAACGGCGGAACACATGAAGTTACCGGTATGAGCAATATTCACCGGCGCATCCAATTAATCTACGGGGAAGGCAGCGGCCTGTTCCTGGACAGAAGCACATTAAGCGGCCTCCGGGTAGAGATCCGGATCAGGCTGACAGGAGGTGAAGGTCTTGTACAGACTATTGATCGTTGA
- a CDS encoding response regulator: MYRLLIVDDEEIITDGLYEAFNQLLPDKLDVYKVYSAKAALEWLARTRIDIVLTDIRMPGMSGLEMSEQIREFWPRSRIVFLTGYSEFDYAYSALQIPGARYLLKTEGFDKIIETVQEVLQEIEQGNMLSELLEQSREQRDSMETAAQGDYLRHLLQDSQVLCADTDALSADFSKLGISLEAQFPVMLVLGRLTYPEGISYMDRRELLTSSRLIWNSHLVEMTRHAWVLDRHGDLLWLLQPLHNAEAVFGGNFARYLEGTLEMIQESCRQTLGLPVAFTVSGSACAWTETGRHYERLHRLQQMKIGDGISMVQIDRSGPPEPDVIRETGVRLHQRVENLAAHLDAGRRERFAETLEEIREGIHSGVSVEEAAELYYTVALVLLSHMNRSELYSLVNEYGKLMRLDEHSSLGEGISYLERLAADLFERRSTAEKERSSEVIERICEYIHSHLGEDLSLVRLAELHYFNPSYLSRFFKQEQGINLSEYIDQCRAVKAKELLVSEALKIRDVAMYVGYEAHHSFTRFFKKMTGMTPQEYRESMHANL, from the coding sequence TTGTACAGACTATTGATCGTTGATGATGAAGAGATAATAACAGACGGCTTATACGAGGCGTTCAATCAACTGCTACCGGACAAGCTTGATGTCTACAAGGTCTATTCGGCAAAAGCGGCCCTGGAGTGGCTCGCACGCACACGAATCGATATTGTGCTGACGGATATCCGCATGCCCGGCATGAGCGGGCTGGAGATGTCTGAGCAGATCCGGGAGTTTTGGCCGCGGTCGAGGATTGTTTTTCTGACCGGCTACAGCGAATTCGATTACGCCTATAGTGCGCTGCAGATTCCCGGGGCCCGTTATTTGCTGAAGACGGAGGGCTTCGACAAGATTATTGAGACGGTGCAGGAGGTGCTGCAGGAGATTGAGCAGGGCAATATGCTGAGCGAGCTGCTGGAGCAGTCCAGGGAGCAGCGCGATTCCATGGAGACGGCGGCGCAGGGTGATTATCTCCGCCATCTGCTTCAGGACAGCCAGGTCTTGTGTGCGGATACGGATGCTTTAAGCGCAGATTTCAGCAAGCTGGGTATCAGTTTGGAAGCCCAATTCCCGGTCATGCTCGTGCTTGGACGGCTTACATACCCGGAGGGCATCTCTTACATGGACCGGCGTGAGCTTCTGACCTCTTCCCGGCTGATCTGGAATTCCCATCTGGTGGAGATGACCCGGCATGCCTGGGTGCTCGACAGGCACGGGGATCTCCTGTGGCTGCTGCAGCCTCTGCATAATGCCGAGGCTGTCTTCGGCGGGAATTTCGCGCGGTATCTGGAGGGGACGCTGGAGATGATCCAGGAATCCTGCCGGCAGACGCTGGGCCTGCCGGTTGCTTTTACGGTCAGCGGCTCGGCCTGTGCCTGGACAGAGACCGGCCGCCATTACGAGCGGCTTCACCGGCTGCAGCAGATGAAGATCGGGGACGGCATCTCTATGGTGCAGATTGACCGCAGCGGTCCGCCCGAGCCTGACGTAATCCGTGAGACGGGGGTCCGGCTTCACCAGCGGGTGGAGAATCTTGCAGCCCATCTGGATGCCGGACGGCGGGAGCGGTTCGCCGAGACGCTGGAGGAGATCCGGGAAGGCATTCATTCGGGCGTCTCCGTGGAAGAGGCGGCCGAGCTGTATTATACGGTTGCGCTTGTGCTGCTGTCCCATATGAACCGCTCGGAGCTCTACAGCCTAGTTAATGAATATGGCAAGCTGATGCGGCTGGACGAGCATTCGTCCCTGGGGGAGGGCATCTCTTATCTGGAGAGGCTGGCCGCAGATCTCTTCGAGCGGAGAAGCACAGCCGAGAAGGAGCGCTCCTCAGAGGTTATTGAACGGATCTGCGAATATATCCACAGCCATTTGGGCGAGGACCTGTCTCTGGTGCGGCTGGCCGAGCTGCATTATTTCAATCCGTCGTACCTGTCCCGCTTCTTCAAGCAGGAGCAGGGCATTAACCTGTCAGAGTACATCGATCAGTGCCGGGCGGTCAAGGCGAAGGAGCTGCTGGTAAGTGAAGCGCTCAAAATCCGCGATGTAGCAATGTATGTCGGTTATGAGGCCCACCATTCCTTCACCCGGTTCTTCAAAAAAATGACGGGAATGACCCCCCAGGAATACAGGGAGTCTATGCATGCAAATCTATAA